The Pelomicrobium methylotrophicum genome includes the window TCAATGTGTTATATGGAGGGTCCATGCACTTCAATATCTATCTCGATGACGAGACCGGCCAGCAGCTCAACGCCGTCGCCCAGCAGATCGGTCAAAGCCGCAACGCCCTGATCCGTGAGGCGGTCAAGGAATGGTTGGCCCGTCACGTCCGCCCGCAATGGCCAGAGGCCGTGATGGAGTTTCAGGGGGCGCCGGAGATGCCGCCATTTGAGGCTGGGCGCGAACTCCTGAAGCCGCCCGCGGATGATCCCTTGGCATGAGGTATCTGCTCGACACTTGTACGGTCTCGGATTTCGTGCGGGGCGAACGTGGGGTCATGGCGCGCATCAAGGCGACCTCTCCCGCCTTGATCTGCGTCTCTTCGGTCACGCGCATGGAGATCGACTATGGTCTTGCGCTCAATAGTGGGCGCGCAAGGAAGCTCGCTCCGGTGCTCGAGGCTTTTTTCTCGGTCATCGCCATCCTGCCATTCGGCCAGCCGGAGGCCTCGGCGACGGCCGCCATCCGCGCCGCCCTCAAGATTCGAGGTCAACCCATTGGGGCCTACGATGCGCTCATTGCCGGCACCGCGCTCGCGCGCGGCCTGATTCTCGTGACATCGAATGTGGGCGAGTTCGGTCGCATTGGCGGATTGAAGATCGAGAATTGGCGCGGTTGAATTGGCGGATACGACGCGCTGCCCGCTCGAGCGGGCGCCAGGCCGTGTGGCGGCTGCAGGTCAGCCGTGGCGATACCGGCCCAACGGGGTGGAGTGGAGGTGTGCTTCCCTGGCGGCATGGCG containing:
- a CDS encoding type II toxin-antitoxin system VapC family toxin, whose protein sequence is MRYLLDTCTVSDFVRGERGVMARIKATSPALICVSSVTRMEIDYGLALNSGRARKLAPVLEAFFSVIAILPFGQPEASATAAIRAALKIRGQPIGAYDALIAGTALARGLILVTSNVGEFGRIGGLKIENWRG
- a CDS encoding CopG family transcriptional regulator gives rise to the protein MHFNIYLDDETGQQLNAVAQQIGQSRNALIREAVKEWLARHVRPQWPEAVMEFQGAPEMPPFEAGRELLKPPADDPLA